Proteins from a single region of Sinorhizobium alkalisoli:
- a CDS encoding sulfite oxidase, translating to MAVHGQKGQVEQILTRADIRTAYHEDPEGAEQRLFGRISCPDRRSFLKNAGLAALGAALGAAMPFHRNFPAGLMPIAFAQDTGAALMKEKDGLTVLADRPLNAETPAHLLDDDLTPYSRLFIRSNGLIPQTALDKNAEGWTLKIDGEVDNELSLSLDDLKNDFENVTLALVLECAGNGRAFFDPGASGNQWTVGAVGCPEWTGVRLRDVLEKAGIKPSAVYTGHYGNDVDISGDQDKVVISRGVPIEKAREPETLIVWAMNGEDLPALHGFPLRLVIPGYPGSASQKFLTRIWVRDQVHDGEKMGGHSYRLPAYPVAPGTEVPEEDMEILTVMPVKSIVTAPATGSNVPAGQATEVRGHAWAGSGDVKAMHVSLDFGQSWQEATLEPPRNKFAWQRWRANVTPPEKGYYEVWARATDMNDVMQPPVAPGWNPRGYGNNIIHRIALFAQ from the coding sequence ATGGCTGTTCACGGACAGAAGGGCCAGGTCGAGCAGATCCTCACGCGCGCGGATATCCGCACGGCTTACCATGAGGATCCCGAAGGGGCCGAACAGAGACTGTTTGGGCGCATTTCTTGCCCGGACCGGCGCAGCTTTCTAAAGAATGCAGGGCTTGCGGCGCTGGGTGCGGCGCTCGGTGCAGCGATGCCTTTCCACCGCAACTTTCCAGCCGGGCTGATGCCGATTGCCTTTGCCCAGGACACCGGCGCCGCGCTTATGAAGGAGAAGGACGGGCTGACGGTCTTGGCCGATCGGCCTCTCAACGCCGAGACGCCCGCGCATCTCCTCGACGACGATCTCACGCCGTATTCGCGACTTTTCATTCGTTCGAACGGGCTCATCCCACAAACGGCGCTCGACAAGAATGCCGAGGGCTGGACCCTCAAAATCGATGGAGAGGTGGATAACGAACTTTCACTCAGTCTCGACGACCTCAAGAACGACTTCGAGAACGTGACGCTGGCGCTGGTGCTCGAATGCGCGGGCAACGGCCGCGCCTTTTTCGACCCGGGCGCCTCCGGCAATCAGTGGACGGTCGGCGCCGTCGGCTGCCCGGAATGGACCGGAGTGCGCCTGCGCGACGTCCTGGAAAAGGCCGGCATCAAACCGTCGGCTGTTTACACCGGCCACTATGGCAATGATGTGGACATTTCGGGAGACCAGGACAAGGTGGTGATTTCCCGCGGCGTTCCGATCGAAAAGGCAAGGGAACCCGAGACCCTGATCGTGTGGGCGATGAATGGCGAGGACCTGCCGGCGCTCCACGGTTTTCCGCTGCGGCTGGTCATTCCAGGATATCCGGGTTCAGCCTCGCAGAAGTTCCTGACCCGTATCTGGGTCCGCGATCAAGTTCACGACGGCGAGAAAATGGGCGGGCATTCCTATCGCCTGCCCGCCTATCCGGTCGCTCCGGGAACGGAGGTGCCGGAAGAGGACATGGAGATCCTCACTGTCATGCCGGTCAAGTCGATCGTGACCGCACCCGCAACCGGCTCGAATGTTCCGGCCGGCCAGGCGACGGAAGTGCGGGGTCATGCATGGGCGGGCAGTGGCGATGTGAAGGCCATGCATGTCTCGCTCGATTTCGGGCAGAGCTGGCAGGAAGCGACGCTGGAGCCTCCGCGCAACAAGTTTGCCTGGCAGAGGTGGCGCGCCAACGTCACTCCGCCGGAAAAGGGCTATTACGAGGTCTGGGCGCGAGCGACCGACATGAACGACGTCATGCAGCCGCCGGTAGCGCCTGGCTGGAACCCGCGCGGCTACGGCAACAACATTATCCACCGGATAGCGCTATTTGCGCAATGA
- a CDS encoding type II toxin-antitoxin system RatA family toxin: protein MPHFETNHVVNHSAEQMFDLIADVERYPEFLPLCEGLSVRSRKERDGKVLLLADMTVGYKAIRETFTTQVLLNGAERMIDVKYIEGPFKYLDNVWRFEAVNQGQSIVHFCIDYEFKSRILGALMGSMFDRAFGMFSEAFEKRADVIYGS, encoded by the coding sequence ATGCCACATTTCGAAACCAACCATGTCGTGAACCATTCGGCCGAACAGATGTTCGACCTCATCGCCGATGTCGAGCGCTACCCGGAATTTCTGCCCCTCTGCGAGGGCTTGAGCGTGCGCTCGCGCAAAGAGCGGGACGGCAAGGTCCTGCTGCTGGCGGATATGACGGTCGGCTACAAGGCAATCCGCGAGACCTTCACGACACAGGTCCTGCTCAATGGGGCGGAGCGGATGATCGACGTGAAATATATCGAGGGGCCCTTTAAATACCTCGACAATGTCTGGCGCTTCGAAGCGGTGAACCAAGGCCAGTCCATCGTTCATTTCTGCATCGACTACGAGTTCAAGAGTCGCATTCTGGGTGCGCTGATGGGATCGATGTTCGACCGCGCCTTCGGCATGTTCTCCGAGGCTTTCGAGAAGCGGGCCGACGTGATCTACGGCTCCTGA
- a CDS encoding CinA family protein: MWPAAIAERANAVIAEFTRRGLKVATAESCTGGLIAGALTEIAGSSSVCDRGYVTYSNEAKVEMLGVAAATLLAHGAVSRETATEMAKGALEHSCADLAVAVTGIAGPGGGSVEKPVGLVHLAAATRTGRLLQREMRYGDIGRTAVRLATVATALDLLREVAQEP, translated from the coding sequence ATGTGGCCGGCGGCGATCGCAGAGAGGGCGAACGCGGTTATCGCCGAGTTCACCAGGCGCGGCCTGAAAGTGGCAACGGCAGAGTCCTGTACCGGCGGGCTCATTGCCGGGGCACTGACGGAGATTGCGGGCTCGTCCTCCGTTTGCGACCGCGGCTACGTCACCTATTCCAATGAGGCGAAAGTCGAGATGCTTGGCGTCGCTGCCGCAACCCTCTTGGCGCACGGCGCCGTCTCGCGCGAAACCGCCACCGAAATGGCGAAAGGCGCCCTCGAGCACTCATGCGCCGATCTGGCAGTGGCTGTCACGGGCATTGCCGGTCCGGGCGGCGGCTCCGTCGAGAAGCCGGTCGGCCTCGTTCACCTCGCGGCGGCCACGCGAACAGGCCGGCTTCTTCAGCGGGAGATGCGCTATGGCGACATCGGTCGCACCGCCGTGCGACTGGCAACGGTCGCCACCGCGCTGGACCTCCTCCGGGAAGTCGCTCAGGAGCCGTAG
- a CDS encoding bifunctional 2-C-methyl-D-erythritol 4-phosphate cytidylyltransferase/2-C-methyl-D-erythritol 2,4-cyclodiphosphate synthase: MQPEEQFSCGVVIVAAGRGERAGQSAEGPKQYRIIGDRPVITHTLDIFATWQGVGPIVVVIHRDDEALFAAARVRLSSQADLLVVHGGASRQLSVLAGLEALSGAGPRHVMIHDAVRPFIDHALLDRCRAALESGAGAVLPAIAVADTLKRATDGRLVEETVPRAGLYAAQTPQCFRLEEILAAHRRACASGRSDFTDDASIAEWAGLPVILVEGAVDNVKLTLKRDISMADERLTRDAVPDVRTGNGYDVHQLVEGDGVTLCGVFIPHERKLSGHSDADVALHALTDALLATCGAGDIGDHFPPTDPQWKGAPSRIFLEHAAKIVRARGGRITNADISLIAEAPKVGPHRQQMRESLAAMLDIDLDRCSIKATTNEKLGFVGRKEGIAAIATATVVYVSGRKS, translated from the coding sequence ATGCAACCGGAAGAACAGTTCTCCTGTGGCGTCGTCATCGTCGCAGCCGGCCGCGGTGAGCGCGCGGGCCAATCGGCCGAAGGCCCGAAGCAATACCGAATCATTGGCGATCGTCCTGTTATCACGCATACACTTGACATTTTCGCGACGTGGCAGGGCGTTGGCCCCATCGTCGTCGTCATTCATCGGGACGACGAGGCTCTCTTTGCAGCCGCCCGTGTGCGCCTGTCCAGCCAGGCCGATCTATTGGTGGTGCATGGCGGTGCAAGCCGTCAACTCTCCGTCCTTGCGGGGCTCGAGGCGCTTTCCGGAGCCGGTCCGCGGCATGTCATGATCCACGACGCCGTGCGTCCGTTCATAGACCATGCGTTGCTCGACCGCTGCCGCGCGGCGCTGGAGAGCGGCGCCGGGGCTGTGCTGCCGGCAATCGCGGTCGCCGATACGCTGAAACGCGCGACAGACGGCCGCCTTGTCGAGGAGACGGTCCCGCGGGCCGGGCTTTACGCCGCGCAGACGCCGCAATGCTTCCGCCTGGAAGAGATCCTGGCCGCCCACCGCCGGGCGTGCGCCAGCGGCCGAAGCGATTTCACCGATGACGCTTCTATCGCCGAATGGGCGGGTCTTCCCGTCATTCTCGTCGAAGGCGCGGTCGACAACGTCAAGCTTACCCTCAAGAGGGACATATCGATGGCCGATGAAAGGCTGACCCGCGACGCCGTTCCGGACGTGCGCACCGGCAACGGCTATGACGTGCATCAGCTCGTCGAGGGCGACGGCGTCACGCTTTGCGGCGTCTTCATTCCGCATGAGCGCAAGCTCTCCGGCCATTCCGACGCTGACGTCGCCCTGCACGCCTTGACCGACGCGCTGCTTGCCACCTGCGGCGCCGGCGATATCGGCGACCATTTTCCGCCGACCGATCCGCAGTGGAAGGGCGCCCCTTCCCGCATCTTCCTGGAGCACGCGGCAAAGATCGTGCGCGCGCGGGGCGGCAGGATCACCAATGCCGACATTTCGCTGATCGCCGAAGCACCGAAGGTCGGCCCCCATCGTCAACAGATGCGCGAGAGCCTCGCCGCGATGCTCGACATCGATCTCGACCGCTGCTCGATCAAGGCGACGACGAACGAGAAGCTTGGCTTCGTCGGCCGCAAGGAGGGCATTGCCGCGATCGCGACTGCGACCGTCGTCTATGTGTCCGGGAGAAAGAGCTGA
- the dusB gene encoding tRNA dihydrouridine synthase DusB — protein sequence MCLKDMHLPSTALSSSLRIGNVEIRNRVALAPMSGVTDLPFRMLAWRFGAGFVVTEMVASRELVCNAAESWARLKNSGIDPHIVQLAGRDAHWMAEAARIVEANGADIVDINMGCPAKKVTGGYSGSALMREPDHALSLIEATVEAVDVPVTLKMRLGWDESSINAPLIARRAEEAGVQAITIHGRTRMQFYNGKADWDAIRAVRDVVSVPLIANGDVDTTADAREILRRSGADAVMVGRSAQGRPWHPAVLAGAAVQPDATAVAEIFAEHYAMMLDFYGAEVGLRAARKHVGWYLDRFVPTLPVEEKAAILTSKDVKLVSERVIGAIAYSGVATAREGVAA from the coding sequence ATGTGCCTGAAAGATATGCATTTGCCCTCCACGGCCCTCTCATCGTCACTCCGGATCGGGAACGTCGAAATCCGTAACCGCGTGGCGCTCGCGCCCATGTCCGGGGTGACCGACCTGCCCTTTCGCATGCTCGCCTGGCGCTTCGGCGCCGGGTTCGTCGTGACGGAGATGGTGGCAAGCCGCGAGCTCGTCTGCAATGCCGCCGAATCCTGGGCGCGCCTGAAGAATTCCGGCATCGATCCACACATTGTCCAGCTCGCCGGGCGCGACGCGCATTGGATGGCCGAGGCGGCGCGGATCGTCGAGGCCAATGGGGCCGATATCGTCGACATCAATATGGGCTGTCCGGCAAAGAAGGTGACCGGGGGCTATTCCGGTTCGGCGCTGATGCGTGAGCCGGATCATGCCCTGTCGCTGATCGAGGCGACGGTCGAGGCGGTCGACGTGCCGGTCACGCTCAAGATGCGGCTTGGTTGGGACGAAAGCTCGATCAATGCACCGCTGATTGCGCGCAGGGCTGAAGAGGCGGGCGTGCAGGCGATCACGATCCACGGGCGCACGCGTATGCAATTCTACAATGGCAAGGCCGATTGGGATGCGATCCGTGCGGTTCGCGACGTCGTGTCGGTGCCGCTGATCGCCAATGGAGACGTGGATACCACTGCCGATGCCCGCGAAATCCTGCGCCGCTCGGGTGCGGATGCGGTAATGGTCGGCAGATCGGCTCAGGGGCGGCCATGGCATCCGGCGGTGCTGGCCGGTGCCGCCGTGCAGCCGGACGCGACGGCGGTCGCGGAAATATTCGCCGAGCACTATGCCATGATGCTCGATTTCTATGGGGCCGAAGTGGGGCTCCGCGCCGCCCGCAAGCATGTCGGCTGGTATCTGGATCGTTTCGTGCCAACTCTTCCGGTCGAGGAAAAGGCCGCGATACTGACGTCCAAGGATGTGAAACTGGTGAGCGAGCGCGTAATTGGCGCGATCGCTTACTCCGGCGTGGCGACGGCCAGGGAGGGAGTGGCGGCATGA
- a CDS encoding two-component system sensor histidine kinase NtrB has protein sequence MSEKARVPEPAGGVNDLPMAVLNAIQNPVILVDENSHVAFANWEAESFFGASANHLARHTIDAFIPFGSPLLTLIEQVRERRAPVNEYRVDLSSPRLGADKLVDLYVAPVLSQPGSVVIVLQERSMADKIDRQLTHRAAARSVTGLASMLAHEIKNPLSGIRGAAQLLESSATDEDRALTRLICEETDRIVSLVDRMEVFSDERPIDRVPLNIHSVLDRVKAIAKAGFARGIKISENYDPSLPPVFANRDQLVQVFLNLVKNAAEAIGDRPDGEIQLTTAYRPGIRLSVAGTREKISLPLEFCVHDNGPGVPPDLLPHLFDPFITTKTNGSGLGLALVAKIIGGHGGIVECDSQLSRTTFRVLMPASKGPTADDVFPMTKGTNA, from the coding sequence ATGAGCGAAAAGGCAAGAGTGCCGGAGCCCGCGGGCGGCGTAAACGATCTTCCCATGGCGGTTCTGAATGCGATCCAGAATCCGGTGATCCTGGTAGACGAGAACAGCCATGTCGCCTTTGCAAATTGGGAGGCCGAATCGTTTTTCGGCGCGAGCGCCAACCATCTCGCCCGCCACACGATCGACGCGTTCATCCCCTTCGGCAGCCCACTATTGACGCTGATCGAGCAGGTGCGCGAACGGCGGGCGCCGGTGAACGAATACCGGGTCGACCTAAGTTCGCCACGGCTGGGCGCCGACAAGCTCGTCGACCTTTATGTCGCGCCGGTACTGTCGCAGCCGGGATCGGTGGTGATCGTCCTTCAGGAACGTTCGATGGCCGACAAGATCGACCGGCAGCTCACTCATCGCGCCGCCGCGCGATCCGTCACCGGGCTTGCCTCGATGCTGGCGCATGAGATCAAGAACCCGCTTTCCGGAATCAGGGGGGCGGCGCAACTCCTTGAATCATCGGCCACGGACGAGGATCGCGCGCTGACGCGGCTGATCTGCGAGGAGACGGATCGGATCGTGTCTCTCGTCGATCGCATGGAGGTGTTCTCCGACGAGCGCCCGATCGATCGCGTGCCGCTCAACATCCATTCGGTCCTCGACCGCGTGAAGGCAATCGCCAAGGCCGGTTTCGCCCGCGGGATAAAGATATCCGAAAACTATGATCCGTCGCTGCCGCCGGTGTTTGCCAATCGCGACCAGCTCGTTCAGGTCTTCCTCAACCTCGTGAAGAATGCCGCAGAGGCGATCGGCGATCGGCCCGACGGCGAAATCCAGCTGACGACCGCCTATCGCCCGGGCATTCGGCTTTCCGTTGCAGGCACGCGGGAGAAGATATCACTGCCGCTCGAGTTCTGCGTGCACGACAACGGGCCGGGTGTGCCGCCCGACCTGCTTCCGCATCTTTTCGACCCCTTTATCACGACGAAAACGAACGGGTCCGGTCTCGGGCTGGCGCTCGTTGCCAAGATCATCGGCGGCCATGGCGGCATCGTCGAATGCGACAGCCAGCTCAGCCGCACGACCTTCCGCGTTCTGATGCCCGCATCCAAGGGGCCGACGGCGGATGACGTATTTCCGATGACAAAAGGAACCAATGCATGA
- the ntrC gene encoding nitrogen regulation protein NR(I), whose amino-acid sequence MTGATILVADDDAAIRTVLNQALSRAGYDVRITSNAATLWRWISAGDGDLVVTDVVMPDENAFDLLPRIKKARPDLPVLVMSAQNTFMTAIKASEKGAYDYLPKPFDLTELIGIIGRALAEPKRRPSKLDDDTQDGMPLVGRSAAMQEIYRVLARLMQTDLTLMITGESGTGKELVARALHDYGKRRNGPFVAINMAAIPRDLIESELFGHEKGAFTGAQMRSTGRFEQAEGGTLFLDEIGDMPMDAQTRLLRVLQQGEYTTVGGRTPIRSDVRIVAATNKDLKQSINQGLFREDLYYRLNVVPLRLPPLRDRAEDIPDLVRHFVQQAEKEGLDVKRFDQEALELMKAHPWPGNVRELENLVRRLTALYPQDVITREIIENELRSEVPDSPIDKAAARDGSLSISQAVEENMRQYFASFGDALPPSGLYERVLAEMEYPLILAALTATRGNQIKAADLLGLNRNTLRKKIRELGVSVYRSSRSA is encoded by the coding sequence ATGACCGGCGCAACGATCCTCGTCGCGGATGACGACGCTGCCATTCGCACCGTGCTCAACCAGGCGCTCAGCCGTGCCGGATATGATGTACGCATCACCTCCAACGCGGCGACGCTCTGGCGCTGGATCTCCGCCGGCGACGGCGACCTCGTGGTCACGGATGTGGTGATGCCGGACGAGAATGCCTTTGATCTTCTGCCTCGGATCAAGAAGGCACGCCCGGATCTTCCCGTTCTGGTCATGAGCGCGCAGAACACCTTCATGACGGCCATCAAAGCGTCGGAGAAGGGCGCTTACGACTATCTGCCGAAGCCGTTCGACCTGACCGAGTTGATCGGCATTATCGGCCGGGCACTGGCGGAGCCGAAGCGCCGGCCCTCGAAGCTGGACGACGATACCCAGGACGGCATGCCGCTCGTCGGCCGCTCCGCCGCCATGCAGGAGATCTACCGCGTGCTCGCGCGGCTGATGCAGACCGATCTGACGTTGATGATCACCGGCGAATCGGGCACCGGCAAAGAGCTTGTCGCACGCGCGTTGCACGACTACGGCAAGCGGCGGAATGGGCCCTTCGTGGCCATCAACATGGCGGCAATTCCGCGCGACCTGATCGAATCGGAGTTGTTCGGCCACGAAAAGGGTGCCTTCACCGGCGCCCAGATGCGGTCGACCGGCCGCTTCGAACAGGCGGAAGGCGGAACTCTCTTTTTGGATGAGATCGGCGACATGCCGATGGATGCACAGACGCGTCTCCTGCGCGTGCTGCAACAGGGCGAATACACGACCGTCGGCGGGCGCACGCCGATCCGCTCGGACGTTCGGATTGTCGCCGCGACCAACAAGGACCTGAAGCAGTCGATCAATCAGGGCCTCTTCCGTGAGGACCTCTACTACCGCCTCAACGTCGTGCCGCTGCGTCTGCCGCCCCTGAGGGATCGAGCCGAGGATATTCCGGATCTCGTGCGCCACTTCGTGCAGCAGGCCGAGAAGGAAGGTCTCGATGTGAAGCGCTTCGATCAGGAGGCGCTGGAACTGATGAAGGCGCATCCTTGGCCGGGCAATGTGCGCGAGCTCGAGAACCTCGTGAGGCGCCTGACGGCACTTTATCCACAGGATGTGATCACCCGGGAAATCATCGAAAACGAGTTGCGCTCGGAGGTGCCGGACAGTCCGATCGACAAGGCTGCCGCCCGCGACGGCTCGCTGTCGATCTCCCAGGCGGTCGAGGAAAACATGCGGCAGTATTTTGCGAGCTTCGGCGACGCTTTGCCGCCGTCCGGCCTCTATGAACGCGTACTTGCGGAAATGGAGTATCCGTTGATCTTAGCGGCCCTGACCGCGACCAGGGGCAACCAGATCAAGGCTGCGGACCTGCTGGGACTCAACCGGAACACCCTGCGCAAGAAGATCCGGGAGCTCGGCGTTTCGGTCTATCGCAGCTCGCGCAGCGCTTGA
- a CDS encoding sensor histidine kinase NtrY-like yields the protein MVDGMALPLGTEDSVAAQDRRASFALPGLMLATGALVCATLSLLVLLGLTPVRPERNIVIACAGVNGVFVVGLIYLIAREIMRLLRARSKGRAAARLHVRIVALFSIVAITPAILVAIFASITLDVGLDRWFSLRTQAIVRSSLNVAQAYVLENASYLQGQTVSMANDLERNRQLYSLDRTGFIELMTRQARGRGMLGAFLVRADGSPILQANISTDRPLPSIPQDALKSTVAGQPTLIPPGVTNLVGAVIPLDNIPDTYLYTVRNVDPEVMRSMRLMEENTAEYKALEAGRTSLQIAFGVLYIGFALIVLLAAIWTAIAVADRIVRPIRQLIGAADSVASGNLNVVVPVRAVDGDVGNLSRTFNKMVSEIRTQQEQILEAKDEVDQRRRFIEAVLSGVTAAVIGVGKDHRITIVNPSSEGVLRNGAQGLIGVSLSEVAPEIEAVLVEAESRHRNEYRKQINTMRGGTERTLNVQVTREEGNGSHGSYVITIDDITDLMIAQRSTAWADVARRIAHEIKNPLTPIQLSAERLKRRYGRQIDQDDKAVFDQCTDTIVRQVGDIGRMVDEFSAFARMPKPTKEKADLRAILKDAVFLREMGNSHISFIRDFGDDPLEGQFDGRMLGQAFGNIVKNAVEAIEAVPAEVARGEPRIMIRSRRDESSGRYVVDIIDNGKGLPTENRHRILEPYMTMRDKGTGLGLAIVKKIIEDHGGQLELHDAPPDFDGGVGAMIRVILPPAGEIAGGDTSKDKGNTNGG from the coding sequence ATGGTGGATGGAATGGCCTTGCCATTGGGCACGGAGGACAGTGTCGCGGCCCAGGATCGGCGGGCATCCTTCGCGCTGCCGGGGCTGATGCTTGCGACAGGCGCGCTGGTCTGCGCCACCCTGTCGCTGCTCGTCCTTCTGGGGCTGACCCCGGTTCGCCCGGAGCGGAACATCGTCATCGCCTGCGCCGGCGTCAATGGTGTCTTCGTCGTCGGGCTGATCTATCTCATCGCCCGCGAGATCATGAGACTGCTCAGGGCGCGCAGCAAGGGCAGGGCCGCGGCGCGGCTGCACGTGCGCATCGTCGCACTGTTTTCGATCGTCGCCATTACGCCGGCGATCCTGGTGGCGATCTTCGCCAGCATCACGCTCGATGTGGGGCTTGATCGCTGGTTCTCGTTGCGCACGCAGGCGATCGTTCGCTCGTCCTTGAACGTGGCGCAGGCCTATGTGCTTGAGAACGCCAGCTATCTCCAGGGGCAGACGGTCTCGATGGCCAACGACCTCGAGCGCAACCGACAGCTCTACAGCCTCGACCGAACCGGCTTCATCGAACTGATGACGCGGCAGGCGCGGGGGCGCGGCATGCTTGGTGCGTTTCTCGTCCGCGCCGATGGTAGCCCCATCCTCCAGGCGAATATCTCGACCGACCGGCCGCTGCCGTCCATTCCCCAGGATGCGCTGAAAAGCACCGTCGCCGGCCAGCCGACGCTCATTCCACCGGGAGTTACCAACCTCGTCGGCGCCGTCATCCCGCTCGACAACATACCCGACACCTATCTCTACACCGTCCGCAACGTCGATCCAGAAGTCATGCGCTCGATGCGGCTGATGGAGGAGAACACCGCCGAATACAAGGCCTTGGAGGCGGGACGAACCTCGCTGCAGATCGCCTTCGGCGTCCTCTACATCGGTTTCGCGCTGATCGTGCTGCTTGCCGCAATCTGGACGGCGATCGCTGTCGCCGACCGCATCGTGCGGCCGATCCGTCAATTGATCGGCGCGGCCGACAGCGTCGCCTCCGGCAATCTCAACGTCGTCGTGCCCGTGCGCGCCGTCGACGGGGACGTCGGCAATCTGTCGCGCACCTTCAACAAGATGGTGAGCGAGATCCGCACGCAGCAGGAGCAGATCCTTGAAGCGAAGGACGAGGTCGACCAGCGCCGCCGTTTCATCGAGGCGGTGCTTTCCGGCGTCACCGCGGCGGTCATCGGCGTCGGCAAGGATCACCGCATCACCATCGTCAATCCTTCCTCCGAAGGCGTTTTGAGGAACGGCGCGCAAGGCCTGATAGGTGTGAGCCTCAGCGAGGTGGCCCCGGAAATCGAAGCCGTGCTGGTTGAGGCGGAGAGCCGCCATCGCAACGAGTATCGCAAGCAGATAAACACCATGCGCGGAGGTACGGAGCGCACGCTGAACGTCCAGGTGACGCGCGAGGAGGGCAACGGATCGCACGGCTCCTATGTCATCACCATTGATGACATCACGGACCTGATGATTGCGCAGCGCTCCACCGCCTGGGCGGACGTCGCCCGGCGCATCGCCCATGAGATCAAGAACCCGCTGACGCCGATCCAGCTCTCGGCCGAGAGGCTGAAGCGCCGCTACGGCCGGCAGATCGACCAGGACGATAAGGCGGTCTTCGACCAGTGCACCGATACGATCGTGCGCCAGGTGGGGGACATCGGCCGCATGGTTGACGAATTTTCAGCCTTTGCGCGGATGCCGAAGCCGACGAAGGAGAAGGCCGATCTGCGCGCCATTCTCAAGGACGCCGTCTTCCTGCGGGAAATGGGCAACAGCCACATCAGCTTCATTCGCGACTTCGGCGACGATCCGCTCGAAGGCCAGTTCGACGGCCGGATGCTCGGTCAGGCCTTCGGCAATATCGTCAAGAATGCGGTGGAGGCGATCGAGGCGGTGCCGGCCGAGGTGGCCCGCGGCGAACCGAGAATTATGATCCGCTCCCGCCGAGACGAGTCGAGCGGCCGCTACGTGGTCGACATTATCGACAACGGCAAAGGGCTTCCGACGGAAAACCGGCATCGAATTCTGGAGCCGTACATGACGATGCGCGACAAGGGCACGGGGCTCGGTCTGGCGATCGTCAAGAAAATCATCGAGGACCATGGTGGACAACTGGAGTTGCATGACGCACCGCCCGATTTCGACGGCGGTGTCGGGGCAATGATCCGCGTGATCCTCCCGCCCGCCGGTGAAATCGCTGGCGGCGATACTTCCAAGGACAAGGGCAATACCAATGGCGGCTGA